A window of Amycolatopsis australiensis contains these coding sequences:
- a CDS encoding o-succinylbenzoate synthase: MKVYAIPLRNRFRGITVREGVLLPGPAGWGEFCPFADYSDAGSVPWLQAAREASEAGWPAPVRDRVEVNTTVPVVSPEKAYELVRASGCRTAKVKVADPRSALADDCERVAAVRDALGPSGAVRVDANMAWDVDTAVRAITDLDKAAGGLEYAEQPCPTIDDLAAVRRRVSVRIAADESIRRAEDPLKVAVAGAADVAVLKVAPLGGVRRALEVAQACGLPCVVSSAVETSVGLAAGLALAGALPELDFACGLGTLSLLEGDVCADSLSPVDGYLPVPRRAPEPTDAYPASPAVAAAWVDRLARVRALS, from the coding sequence ATGAAGGTCTACGCGATCCCCCTGCGCAACCGGTTCCGCGGCATCACGGTCCGGGAGGGCGTGCTGCTGCCCGGCCCGGCGGGCTGGGGCGAGTTCTGCCCGTTCGCCGACTACTCGGACGCCGGAAGCGTGCCGTGGCTGCAGGCGGCGCGGGAGGCGAGCGAAGCAGGGTGGCCGGCGCCGGTCCGCGACCGCGTCGAGGTGAACACGACGGTGCCGGTGGTCTCCCCGGAGAAGGCGTACGAGCTGGTCCGCGCCTCCGGCTGCCGCACGGCGAAGGTGAAAGTGGCCGACCCGCGGTCGGCACTGGCCGACGACTGCGAGCGGGTGGCGGCGGTCCGCGACGCGCTCGGCCCGTCCGGCGCCGTCCGCGTCGACGCGAACATGGCCTGGGACGTCGACACGGCGGTCCGCGCGATCACCGACCTCGACAAGGCGGCCGGCGGCCTCGAGTACGCGGAGCAGCCGTGCCCGACCATCGACGACCTGGCGGCCGTCCGCCGGCGCGTCTCGGTCCGCATCGCGGCCGACGAGTCGATCCGGCGGGCCGAGGACCCGCTGAAGGTGGCGGTCGCGGGAGCGGCGGACGTCGCGGTGCTGAAGGTGGCACCGCTGGGCGGGGTGCGCCGGGCGCTGGAGGTCGCGCAGGCGTGCGGGCTGCCGTGCGTGGTGTCCTCGGCGGTCGAGACGAGCGTCGGGCTGGCGGCCGGGCTCGCGTTGGCGGGCGCGTTGCCCGAGCTGGATTTCGCGTGCGGGCTGGGCACGCTTTCGTTGCTGGAAGGGGACGTCTGCGCAGACTCGCTGTCCCCTGTGGACGGTTACTTGCCGGTGCCGCGCCGGGCGCCGGAACCGACGGACGCGTATCCGGCGTCGCCGGCGGTCGCGGCGGCCTGGGTAGACCGGCTGGCCCGGGTCCGCGCCCTGTCCTGA
- a CDS encoding AfsR/SARP family transcriptional regulator: protein MVLDFRVLGPAEVTADGHPVPLGGSRPLIVLAGLLLRANRVVPVDELGRWLWDDDRRRSKGALQTYVLRLRRALGDQVTIRTESGGYLIELDDDLLDLSRFRARATQGKAAMDRGESRRAAAYFAEALAQWRGPALLNVESDALHRDEVGQLAEERLRVREQWADALLDVGEYGTVVPELTRLTRENPLRERLHEQLMVALYRSGRQAEALEVYRRISGVLAEELGLDPGPSLQRTRQAILTGAAGEDVTGAARPARYRLGVEPQVPHQLPADLPTFSGRECDLKALHALLPEAIEADTSTPIASVEGMGGIGKTTLAVHFAHEVADRFPGGQVYLNLRGYGPGEPVEPSAALEAMLTALGVPCEAIPADLDGRAASWRTHTAGRRLLVLLDNANRTEQVRPLLPGPGCLVVITSRWQLRALAATHGARRIALEELGEEDAVELLASTIGLERVARDPAATERFVRHCGGLPLAIRILAVRAAQFPDLPLDEFVDSLPADLLGSFDLADGEGTNIRSVFSYSYQALEPSTARLLRLLGLPTGVDFTAPAAAAVAGQDLAATRPMLETLAAAHLLAQPRPGRYQFHDLIRAYAGEVASQVDSPSERDAALDRLLDWYLASALNASRRMRPERYYRLLELDGLSGGQTFSTYHDALDWFGDESGNLIAAVHLARRRRDDVCWKLAWLLQSYFVTRSRLDDWRSVFEVALEAARAIGHRPGEAGILSGLGVVNGVARQYDESRRYLEQVLTIQRELGAREGEARAQYNLSMVAHNLDDYAWAYEHGMQALEIVRELGLGAFEASVLRALGDICTSMGDHEQALRLADAALAILGPDGEPVDTRFTLHTRGLALVGLGRVAEGIEAIRESVSMFFAMGEHYEAADVLAQLGTIHVRHGEPALARECWLRSVRLLTELGHPDADDVRAKLAALVGSGSGSPS from the coding sequence GTGGTCCTCGATTTCCGCGTGCTGGGTCCGGCCGAGGTCACGGCAGACGGCCACCCGGTGCCGCTCGGGGGCAGCCGGCCGCTGATCGTGCTGGCCGGGCTTCTGCTGCGCGCGAACCGGGTCGTGCCGGTCGACGAGCTGGGCCGCTGGCTCTGGGACGACGACCGCCGCCGCTCCAAGGGCGCGCTCCAGACGTACGTGCTGCGCCTGCGGCGAGCGCTCGGCGACCAGGTCACGATCCGGACCGAAAGCGGCGGCTACCTGATCGAGCTCGACGACGACCTGCTCGATCTGTCCCGGTTCCGGGCTCGCGCCACCCAGGGCAAGGCGGCGATGGACCGCGGCGAAAGCCGCCGGGCGGCCGCGTACTTCGCCGAGGCGCTCGCGCAGTGGCGCGGCCCGGCGCTGCTGAACGTCGAGTCCGACGCGCTGCACCGCGACGAGGTGGGCCAGCTGGCCGAGGAACGGCTGCGCGTGCGCGAACAGTGGGCGGACGCCCTGCTCGACGTCGGCGAGTACGGCACGGTCGTGCCCGAACTGACCCGGCTGACCAGGGAAAACCCGCTGCGGGAGCGGCTGCACGAGCAGCTGATGGTCGCGCTCTACCGGTCGGGCCGCCAGGCCGAGGCGCTCGAGGTCTACCGGCGGATCAGCGGCGTGCTGGCCGAGGAGCTGGGACTCGACCCCGGGCCGTCGCTGCAGCGCACCCGCCAGGCGATCCTCACCGGCGCCGCCGGCGAAGACGTGACCGGTGCTGCCCGGCCGGCGCGCTACCGGCTCGGCGTCGAGCCGCAGGTGCCGCACCAACTGCCCGCCGACCTGCCGACCTTCTCGGGGCGCGAGTGCGACCTCAAGGCGTTGCACGCGCTGCTGCCGGAAGCGATCGAGGCCGACACGTCGACGCCGATCGCGTCCGTCGAGGGCATGGGCGGCATCGGCAAGACGACGCTGGCCGTGCACTTCGCCCACGAGGTCGCCGACCGGTTCCCCGGCGGGCAGGTCTACCTCAACCTGCGGGGTTACGGGCCCGGCGAGCCGGTGGAGCCGTCGGCCGCGCTGGAAGCGATGCTCACGGCGCTCGGCGTGCCGTGCGAGGCGATCCCGGCCGACCTCGACGGCCGCGCGGCGAGCTGGCGGACGCACACCGCGGGGCGGCGGCTGCTGGTCCTGCTCGACAACGCCAACCGGACCGAGCAGGTGCGCCCGCTGCTGCCGGGGCCGGGCTGCCTGGTCGTGATCACCAGCCGCTGGCAGCTGCGGGCGCTGGCCGCGACGCACGGCGCGCGGCGGATCGCGCTGGAGGAGCTCGGGGAGGAGGACGCCGTCGAGCTGCTCGCGTCCACGATCGGCCTCGAGCGGGTGGCCCGCGACCCGGCGGCGACCGAGCGGTTCGTGCGCCACTGCGGCGGGTTGCCGCTGGCCATCCGGATCCTCGCCGTGCGGGCGGCGCAGTTCCCCGACCTGCCGCTCGACGAGTTCGTCGACTCGCTGCCGGCGGACCTGCTCGGCTCGTTCGATCTCGCCGACGGCGAAGGGACGAACATCCGTTCGGTGTTTTCGTACTCCTACCAGGCGCTGGAGCCGTCGACAGCGCGGCTGCTGCGGCTGCTCGGGCTGCCCACCGGCGTCGACTTCACCGCGCCGGCGGCGGCCGCGGTCGCCGGGCAGGACCTCGCGGCGACCCGGCCGATGCTGGAGACGCTGGCCGCGGCGCACCTGCTCGCCCAGCCGCGGCCGGGCCGCTACCAGTTCCACGACTTGATCCGGGCCTACGCCGGCGAAGTCGCTTCGCAGGTCGATTCGCCTTCGGAGCGCGACGCCGCGTTGGACCGGCTGCTGGACTGGTACCTGGCGTCGGCGCTGAACGCTTCACGCCGAATGCGGCCGGAGCGGTACTACCGGCTGCTGGAGCTGGACGGGTTGTCCGGCGGACAGACGTTCTCGACGTACCACGACGCGCTCGACTGGTTCGGTGACGAGTCCGGCAACCTGATCGCGGCGGTGCACCTGGCGCGGCGGCGGCGGGACGACGTCTGCTGGAAGCTGGCGTGGCTGCTGCAGAGCTATTTCGTGACGCGCTCGCGCCTCGACGACTGGCGTTCGGTGTTCGAGGTCGCGCTGGAAGCGGCGCGGGCCATCGGTCACCGTCCCGGCGAAGCGGGCATCCTGAGCGGACTGGGTGTGGTCAACGGCGTCGCGCGGCAGTACGACGAGTCCCGGCGGTACCTGGAGCAGGTGCTGACGATCCAGCGCGAGCTCGGCGCGCGCGAAGGCGAGGCGCGGGCGCAGTACAACCTGTCGATGGTGGCGCACAACCTGGACGACTACGCCTGGGCGTACGAGCACGGCATGCAGGCGCTGGAGATCGTCCGCGAGCTGGGGCTGGGCGCGTTCGAGGCGAGCGTGCTGCGGGCACTGGGCGACATCTGCACGTCGATGGGCGACCACGAGCAGGCACTGCGGCTGGCCGACGCCGCGCTGGCGATCCTGGGCCCGGACGGCGAGCCGGTCGACACGCGGTTCACGCTGCACACGCGCGGCCTGGCGCTGGTGGGGCTGGGCCGGGTGGCGGAGGGCATCGAGGCCATCCGCGAGTCGGTGTCGATGTTCTTCGCGATGGGCGAGCACTACGAAGCGGCGGACGTGCTGGCGCAGCTGGGCACGATCCACGTGCGTCACGGCGAGCCGGCGTTGGCGCGGGAGTGCTGGTTGCGTTCGGTCCGGCTGCTGACGGAGCTGGGCCACCCGGACGCGGACGACGTCCGGGCCAAGCTGGCGGCGTTGGTGGGCTCGGGCTCGGGTTCGCCGAGCTGA